The following are encoded in a window of Ogataea parapolymorpha DL-1 chromosome VII, whole genome shotgun sequence genomic DNA:
- a CDS encoding Nuclear control of ATPase protein 2, giving the protein MSINLLADRSANSLAALNETGLEVLSRLELSNSKSPKSLLVQELFSETYSLLKPLQDKTVSSRYYRQLLHKLTKILDHFKDGLIEPQDSDLAQLQYLISVYATIALVTVSSHILLNNTLKISEDIDYYDTVLSSNLNTCLYTIQTLPVTLKKGFDTLVNEAVRKNVNSSSTENLAPSWVPQRFSSFCSRIIRWIRFLIDATSQNLRRLLLSPTSFLVEKHRKTNSLVRNFVSTVVGLPIAYSKMEVKQKRDTLDQLKYENVEKLGFLLKEMPYNSLTEQSDNVSSFIPKLAGLYLPSASDIADHSLDSSLRSLSLLFETLPQVKKQLESKYRENQEPRTLLRYWLPICAALWYGPNLAYDFVSNREAIVNWLKLNLVDTTVGFWNNWIVEPFNNILRTIRHDENSRIAIMSQKSLSSDLESLERMVLEYSLDNQAYIRQGEGMSEDVAELVKREVAQGNLEIVMKGYENDLKSPLKSLILGDMIRNLLIQIQKMKVDGALAMSGIDKIIRSQELVFGFVAASPSCLIVWYLAKVVRSYLKTGYFIKFTKNTKIALRRSLNNLERLVDLELTTSESSTYFNEGLLLLELVNLRKLGLQILPVYARQDWIRDLNDLSDQNYDYNFKLMTISRIWNSYRTLIE; this is encoded by the coding sequence ATGTCCATCAACCTTTTGGCAGACCGGTCTGCAAATTCATTGGCTGCGCTCAATGAAACTGGACTAGAGGTGCTTTCGAGATTGGAATTATCCAACTCCAAGTCTCCCAAATCTCTCTTGGTACAGGAATTGTTCAGTGAAACCTACTCATTGCTAAAGCCCTTGCAAGACAAAACGGTATCCTCTAGATACTACAGACAGCTGCTCCATAAATTGACCAAAATACTCGATCACTTCAAAGATGGGCTCATTGAGCCTCAGGATAGCGACCTGGCTCAATTGCAGTATTTGATCTCTGTCTACGCCACGATAGCTCTGGTCACGGTCTCCAGTCATATTCTGCTTAATAACACGCTCAAAATTTCAGAGGACATCGATTACTACGACACAGTACTCAGTTCCAACCTGAACACCTGTCTCTATACGATTCAGACTCTCCCGGTGACACTGAAAAAAGGATTTGACACTTTGGTCAATGAGGCAGTTCGCAAGAATGTAAATTCTTCCAGCACCGAGAATTTGGCTCCTAGTTGGGTCCCGCAGAGATTTTCGTCTTTCTGCTCCAGGATCATAAGATGGATTCGTTTCCTGATAGATGCTACGTCTCAAAACCTTCGTCGTCTATTGCTTTCGCCAACAAGCTTCCTTGTGGAAAAGCATCGGAAAACCAACAGTCTTGTGCGCAACTTTGTATCCACAGTCGTGGGGTTACCTATCGCTtactccaaaatggaaGTTAAACAAAAGAGAGACACATTGGATCAACTGAAATATGAGAATGTCGAAAAGCTCGGTTTCTTGTTGAAAGAGATGCCATACAACTCTCTGACAGAGCAGTCCGACAATGTATCTTCGTTTATTCCAAAACTGGCTGGCTTATATCTGCCATCAGCATCAGACATAGCGGACCATTCCCTGGATTCGTCTCTGAGGTCACTGTCGCTATTGTTTGAGACGCTGCCTCAAGTaaagaaacagctggagTCGAAGTATCGTGAAAACCAAGAGCCCCGGACACTGCTCAGATACTGGCTTCCGATCTGTGCTGCTCTATGGTATGGTCCAAACCTTGCCTATGACTTCGTTTCCAACAGAGAAGCCATTGTTAACTGGCTGAAACTCAATCTGGTGGATACCACCGTTGGATTCTGGAACAACTGGATAGTTGAGCCATTCAATAATATTCTACGAACAATAAGACACGATGAGAACTCACGCATTGCGATTATGTCCCAAAAGTCCCTCTCCTCTGACTTGGAGTCACTCGAGAGAATGGTACTCGAATACTCTCTGGACAACCAGGCCTACATTCGTCAAGGTGAGGGAATGTCGGAAGACGTGGCGGAACTGGTGAAACGAGAGGTGGCACAAGGAAACCTTGAGATCGTGATGAAGGGGTACGAAAACGACCTCAAGTCTCCTCTCAAATCCCTCATTCTCGGAGACATGATTAGAAACTTGCTAATCCAAATCCAAAAGATGAAAGTCGACGGCGCATTGGCCATGTCTGGAATCGACAAAATCATCCGGTCTCAAGAATTGGTCTTTGGATTTGTCGCCGCCTCTCCTAGCTGCTTGATTGTCTGGTACTTGGCGAAGGTTGTTCGGTCGTACCTGAAAACCGGCTatttcatcaagttcaCCAAAAATACTAAAATTGCTCTGCGCCGCTCGCTTAACAACCTTGAAAGACTGGTAGACCTTGAACTCACCACGTCAGAGTCTTCCACCTACTTCAATGAGGGCTTGCTTCTGTTGGAATTGGTGAATCTGCGCAAGCTAGGCCTGCAAATTCTACCGGTGTATGCAAGACAGGACTGGATTAGAGACCTAAACGACCTGTCAGACCAAAATTATGACTACAACTTTAAACTCATGACCATTTCGAGAATATGGAATAGTTACAGAACACTCATAGAATAG
- a CDS encoding Transcription initiation factor TFIID subunit 8: MAEETESPKTQKEAGEQHESPINEDVLDEQAVAALLKEIQDSQPSRMDLAQGVPIERVKFDLEPMDMLLESCLGLMLPQIGIPHITRSALNQLTLLAIRHIDQVFSQLHRITEVQRRRQPGKADLRTLEKLGVIDFNSIYEAFLLTKKLDSQKLENIDRRARRLCEILDKPAEDEIVTEQDPAFVFFNDTSSVISQVVPPSVGPKEYIPSWMPPLPPDHTYRATPKYTAVIEDPIKMREQLVQEARLGEKALHHILDLKDNVVPVEKGESEPELDTDVSSESEQKEAQEDEEPESREGKFDIVALATKRLAALERRRQEKEKKYKERVESQEAVLGRVLGFYTKSSGYPEDFNNHIRTIYDQTYDQVVSGLRTQQKRRIKQVQQEKERRERMQEEIRIPDFSGEAHEEADFDIDDFELDEIMEDVEKEQGESKGDVMAEQSATPVESTRSEPAIENSPSVVPEPAVDAISDEDVDMDLFE; this comes from the coding sequence ATGGCCGAAGAAACAGAGTCgccaaaaacacaaaaagAAGCCGGCGAGCAGCATGAAAGTCCGATAAACGAGGATGTACTAGACGAACAAGCTGTTGCTGCGCTTCTGAAAGAAATCCAAGATTCCCAGCCGTCAAGAATGGACCTTGCTCAAGGTGTACCGATAGAGCGAGTCAAGTTCGACCTAGAGCCTATGGACATGCTACTTGAATCATGCCTTGGCCTAATGCTTCCTCAGATAGGAATACCACATATCACGCGATCGGCTCTAAACCAGCTAACCCTTCTTGCTATCAGACACATTGACCAAGTATTCTCGCAACTTCACAGAATTACAGAGGTGCAGCGCAGACGACAGCCGGGGAAGGCCGATTTGAGAACGCTTGAAAAGTTGGGTGTGATTGATTTCAATTCCATCTACGAGGCTTTTTTGTTGACGAAGAAGCTGGACTCTCAGAAGTTAGAGAATATTGATCGCAGAGCACGCAGGTTGTGCGAGATTCTAGATAAACCCGCGGAGGATGAGATTGTGACCGAACAGGATCCGGCAtttgtgtttttcaacGACACTTCCTCTGTGATTTCGCAAGTGGTTCCGCCTAGCGTGGGTCCAAAAGAGTACATCCCAAGCTGGATGCCACCGCTTCCACCAGACCACACCTATCGCGCCACTCCAAAGTACACTGCTGTGATTGAGGATCCAATCAAGATGCGTGAACAGCTGGTTCAGGAGGCCAGACTTGGAGAAAAGGCCTTGCATCACATCTTGGACCTCAAGGACAACGTCGTCCCTGTTGAAAAGGGCGAGAGTGAACCTGAGTTGGACACAGATGTGAGCTCTGAAAGTGAGCAGAAGGAGGCgcaagaagacgaagaaccGGAGTCGCGTGAAGGCAAATTTGACATTGTTGCGCTGGCAACGAAACgtcttgctgctcttgagaGACGGAGgcaggagaaagagaaaaagtaCAAGGAGCGTGTTGAGTCGCAAGAAGCCGTTTTGGGCCGCGTTCTTGGGTTCTACACAAAGTCGAGCGGGTACCCTGAAGATTTCAATAATCATATTAGAACCATTTACGACCAGACGTACGATCAAGTGGTCAGTGGACTCAGAACCCAGCAAAAAAGGCGGATAAAGCAGGTTCAAcaggagaaagagagacGCGAGCGCATGCAAGAAGAAATCCGCATTCCAGACTTTAGCGGAGAGGCTCACGAAGAGGCCGATTTTGATATTGATGACTTTGAGCTTGACGAGATCATGGAAGACGTCGAAAAGGAGCAGGGCGAGTCCAAGGGAGACGTCATGGCCGAGCAATCTGCTACACCTGTCGAGTCCACGAGGTCAGAACCGGCCATTGAAAATTCTCCGTCGGTGGTACCAGAGCCTGCTGTGGATGCAATTTCAGACGAAGACGTTGATATGGACCTGTTCgaataa